The Streptomyces sp. NBC_01275 genome has a segment encoding these proteins:
- a CDS encoding nuclear transport factor 2 family protein encodes MSAASQTIDRAEIADLFARLANLLDECRHEDAATVYHHDIVVHSPRGGELHGLDEVTAFLKRSPVEGERTQHVHGDVLVDVDGDRAKATANQLVYFYRDGEAPHRTSGLRTACTAVRTPAGWRFGDMRITLAWIQEK; translated from the coding sequence GTGTCCGCTGCTTCCCAGACCATCGACCGAGCCGAGATCGCCGACCTGTTCGCCCGCCTGGCCAACCTGCTGGACGAGTGCCGCCACGAAGACGCCGCCACCGTCTATCACCACGACATCGTGGTGCACTCGCCGCGGGGCGGTGAGCTGCACGGCCTCGACGAGGTGACTGCCTTTCTGAAGCGAAGCCCGGTCGAGGGGGAGCGCACGCAACACGTGCACGGGGACGTGCTGGTGGACGTCGACGGTGATCGTGCGAAGGCCACCGCGAACCAACTCGTGTACTTCTACCGCGACGGTGAGGCGCCCCATCGGACGAGCGGCCTGCGCACCGCCTGCACCGCCGTGCGGACCCCGGCGGGCTGGCGATTCGGCGACATGCGGATCACGCTCGCCTGGATACAGGAGAAGTGA
- a CDS encoding alpha/beta fold hydrolase, whose product MTPFLAYDDKGDADSSALPLVLIHGHPFDRTMWTPQIEAFAPSRRVIAPDLRGYGASPVTPGVTLLSRFAADVEDLLDFLEVHAFVLAGLSMGGQIAMECYDRFGDRVRGLVLADTFPTAETTDGKQARNEMADRLLAEGMRGYADEVLEKMVAPYAADDVKAHVHRMMTSTPPEGAAAALRGRAERPDYRSLLTRVAVPALVVVGEDDEFTPVPEAEAMHAALPHSDLQVVKGAAHMPNLERPEEFNAALGDFLSRIDAADAADAADAADAADAADAG is encoded by the coding sequence ATGACCCCGTTCCTCGCATATGACGACAAAGGCGACGCGGACTCCTCCGCACTCCCTCTCGTGCTCATCCACGGCCACCCCTTCGACCGCACGATGTGGACCCCGCAGATCGAGGCGTTCGCCCCGTCCCGCCGGGTGATCGCCCCCGACCTGCGCGGCTACGGCGCCTCGCCGGTCACCCCCGGCGTCACGCTCCTCTCCCGCTTCGCGGCGGACGTCGAGGACCTGCTCGACTTCCTCGAGGTGCACGCCTTCGTCCTGGCCGGGCTGTCCATGGGCGGCCAGATCGCCATGGAGTGCTACGACCGCTTCGGCGACCGCGTCCGGGGCCTGGTCCTCGCCGACACCTTCCCCACGGCCGAGACGACCGACGGCAAGCAGGCCCGCAACGAGATGGCCGACCGGCTGCTGGCCGAGGGCATGCGCGGCTACGCCGACGAGGTCCTGGAGAAGATGGTCGCCCCGTACGCCGCCGACGACGTCAAGGCCCACGTCCACCGCATGATGACGTCCACACCCCCCGAGGGCGCCGCCGCGGCCCTCCGGGGCCGCGCCGAACGCCCCGACTACCGCTCCCTCCTGACCCGGGTCGCCGTCCCCGCCCTGGTCGTCGTGGGCGAGGACGACGAGTTCACCCCGGTCCCCGAGGCGGAGGCGATGCACGCGGCACTCCCCCACTCCGACCTCCAGGTCGTCAAGGGAGCGGCCCACATGCCGAACCTGGAGCGGCCGGAGGAGTTCAACGCGGCGCTGGGGGACTTCCTGAGCCGGATCGACGCGGCCGACGCAGCCGACGCAGCCGACGCAGCCGACGCGGCTGACGCGGCCGACGCCGGCTGA
- a CDS encoding PLP-dependent aminotransferase family protein codes for MGDFLGIADRIADDIASGRLRPGQQLPPQRWFARRHRIAPSTAGRVYGELVRRGLVVGEVGRGTFVRAAPAAAQGRALIEAATAAPVNLELNYPSAPGQSELLAPALAALTRPDVLADVMRPAAAAGTASAREAAVGLLALPGWRPDPAQVLFTGNARQAIAAVLASLVRPGGRVGVEELTYPLVKEIAGRLGVVLVPLAGDEEGVRPDALAAAHRAAPLSALYLQPTLHNPTSLTVSERRLRRLGEQAADLGLPVVEDRIWSFLHPDAVPLAAYAPGLTHVVDGLSKRVAPGLTVGFLVVPEQRVEAVGAAVRSGGWSAGRFALEAAVRWAEEGVVRRLVEEKRADVARRQRILHHRLDGFVVRTDPRAYFAWWELPAPWRADTFAAAAAAHGIAVTPGTAFAVDPHRTPNAVRLGLASASPEELAWALRVLVGVAERGPSGRSG; via the coding sequence GTGGGGGACTTCCTGGGCATCGCCGACCGCATCGCCGACGACATCGCCTCCGGGCGGCTTCGGCCCGGTCAACAGCTGCCTCCGCAGCGGTGGTTCGCGCGCCGGCATCGCATCGCCCCCTCGACGGCCGGGCGGGTGTACGGCGAACTCGTGCGGCGGGGACTGGTCGTGGGGGAGGTCGGACGCGGCACCTTCGTACGGGCCGCCCCGGCTGCTGCGCAGGGGCGGGCGCTCATCGAGGCCGCGACCGCCGCGCCCGTGAACCTGGAGCTCAACTACCCTTCCGCGCCGGGGCAGTCCGAACTGCTCGCTCCCGCCCTCGCGGCCCTGACGCGACCTGACGTCCTCGCCGACGTGATGCGTCCGGCGGCCGCCGCCGGGACCGCTTCGGCGCGCGAGGCCGCCGTCGGGCTGCTCGCCCTTCCCGGCTGGCGGCCCGACCCCGCGCAGGTCCTCTTCACGGGCAACGCCCGTCAGGCCATCGCCGCCGTCCTCGCCTCCCTGGTCCGGCCGGGCGGCCGGGTCGGCGTCGAGGAGCTCACGTATCCGCTGGTCAAGGAGATCGCCGGGCGGTTGGGAGTAGTGCTCGTCCCGCTCGCCGGCGACGAGGAAGGGGTACGTCCGGACGCCCTGGCCGCCGCCCATCGCGCCGCTCCCCTCTCCGCCCTCTACCTCCAGCCCACCCTGCACAACCCGACGTCCCTGACCGTCAGCGAGCGGCGGCTGCGCCGACTGGGCGAGCAGGCGGCCGACTTGGGCCTGCCCGTCGTGGAGGACCGCATCTGGTCCTTCCTCCATCCGGACGCGGTGCCGCTCGCCGCGTACGCGCCCGGTCTCACCCATGTCGTCGACGGACTGTCCAAGCGGGTCGCGCCGGGGCTGACCGTCGGTTTTCTCGTCGTGCCCGAGCAGCGGGTCGAGGCCGTGGGGGCGGCGGTGCGGTCCGGGGGGTGGAGTGCGGGCCGGTTCGCGCTGGAGGCGGCCGTGCGGTGGGCGGAGGAGGGGGTGGTGCGGCGGCTCGTCGAGGAGAAGCGGGCGGATGTCGCCCGCCGGCAGCGGATCCTGCACCACCGTCTCGACGGGTTCGTCGTACGGACCGACCCTCGCGCCTATTTCGCCTGGTGGGAGTTGCCCGCGCCCTGGCGGGCGGACACCTTCGCCGCCGCCGCGGCCGCGCACGGGATCGCGGTCACGCCGGGCACCGCCTTCGCCGTCGACCCGCACCGCACCCCGAACGCGGTCAGGCTCGGACTCGCGTCGGCTTCGCCGGAGGAGCTGGCGTGGGCGTTGCGGGTGCTCGTCGGCGTCGCAGAACGCGGACCGTCCGGACGTTCCGGGTGA
- a CDS encoding SH3 domain-containing protein: MRTTPALRTLAAALLTGGALAVSTAGTTAAAAPPTYPEGHGSGGDGGGGPVWGTVVSRTDLNLRQAPTTHSPAVDSLSPGSQDRVQCRVLGQSVNGDPDWYWLVGAQAWASAAFVDTGGAWPPTCADPCPQWKNGTWTNWDDPFWNDAWSVSVSGSFSVTVSGSSSGGWDWVPVGR; encoded by the coding sequence ATGCGCACCACTCCGGCCCTGCGGACTCTGGCCGCGGCCCTGCTCACCGGCGGCGCCCTCGCCGTGTCGACGGCGGGAACCACGGCGGCGGCAGCCCCGCCGACCTATCCCGAAGGACACGGCAGCGGTGGTGACGGCGGCGGTGGTCCTGTCTGGGGGACCGTCGTCTCCCGCACGGATCTGAACCTGCGGCAGGCGCCCACCACCCACTCGCCCGCCGTCGACTCGCTCTCGCCCGGCAGTCAGGACCGTGTGCAGTGCAGGGTCCTGGGACAGAGCGTCAACGGCGACCCGGACTGGTACTGGCTCGTCGGCGCCCAGGCCTGGGCGAGCGCCGCCTTCGTGGACACCGGCGGCGCGTGGCCGCCGACCTGCGCCGACCCGTGTCCGCAGTGGAAGAACGGCACGTGGACCAACTGGGACGACCCGTTCTGGAACGACGCCTGGAGCGTGTCGGTCTCCGGGTCGTTCAGCGTCACGGTTTCCGGATCCTCGTCGGGCGGCTGGGACTGGGTCCCGGTCGGCCGGTGA
- a CDS encoding helix-turn-helix domain-containing protein encodes MGERDDPEVIGRRVQRLRVERGLTQRQLAEPTYTPAYVSTLEAGRVRPSDEALKHIAERLGVDFRELATGRSARLVTDLRLRLTEAQRALATGEARDAAREYAVLLAEAEEHGLVEEQATALLGLGECGIDTGDLEAAREFFERAEGCLAHAPLPVRVPALRGRAVAHYLAGELRYAVYLLESTLDELNRGGLHDPDALLLLYASVIGPYMDLGAQARAAQAAEFALALAPQVGDPALVARMHRSVARTLLAEGRIAEADASLAKAAELYRQLQLRTELANCHWMRGYVSAQNGELERAEGELRQAQKMLSAQRAALYSSQVAVELADVLHRRGKSEEAAELLHEVLGDLSPERGAVHSAGAHRLLGIIAEDARDTEAAEEHYVRALSLLERAGAAGDLADLCRMLGDLLRRTGRVEAALDAYRTGLGHRTAPGTTTLGPAPAQPPL; translated from the coding sequence GTGGGAGAGCGGGACGATCCGGAGGTCATCGGGCGGCGCGTGCAGCGGCTGCGGGTCGAGCGGGGGCTGACCCAGCGGCAGTTGGCCGAGCCGACCTACACCCCTGCCTACGTCTCCACGCTGGAGGCCGGCCGGGTGCGGCCCTCCGACGAGGCGCTCAAGCACATCGCCGAACGGCTCGGGGTGGACTTCCGGGAGCTGGCCACCGGCCGGTCGGCCCGGCTCGTCACCGATCTGCGGCTGCGCCTCACCGAGGCCCAACGCGCCCTCGCCACCGGGGAGGCGCGGGACGCGGCCCGGGAGTACGCCGTCCTGCTCGCCGAGGCCGAGGAGCACGGGCTCGTCGAGGAACAGGCCACCGCGCTGCTCGGGCTCGGGGAGTGCGGGATCGACACCGGCGACCTGGAGGCGGCCCGGGAGTTCTTCGAACGGGCCGAGGGCTGTCTGGCGCACGCCCCGCTCCCGGTACGGGTGCCCGCGCTGCGCGGCCGCGCCGTCGCCCACTATCTGGCGGGCGAACTCCGGTACGCCGTCTACCTGTTGGAGTCGACCCTCGACGAGCTCAACCGGGGCGGACTGCACGACCCCGACGCGCTGCTCCTGCTCTACGCCTCCGTCATCGGCCCGTACATGGACCTCGGCGCCCAGGCCCGCGCCGCCCAGGCCGCCGAGTTCGCCCTCGCGCTGGCCCCCCAGGTAGGCGACCCCGCGCTGGTCGCCCGCATGCACCGCTCGGTCGCCCGCACCCTCCTCGCCGAGGGCCGCATCGCCGAGGCCGACGCCTCCCTCGCCAAGGCCGCCGAGCTCTACCGCCAGCTCCAGCTGCGCACCGAACTCGCCAACTGCCACTGGATGCGCGGCTACGTCTCCGCACAGAACGGCGAACTGGAGCGCGCCGAGGGCGAGTTGCGGCAGGCCCAGAAGATGCTCTCCGCCCAGCGCGCCGCCCTCTACAGCAGCCAGGTCGCCGTCGAGCTGGCCGACGTACTGCACCGCAGGGGCAAGTCGGAGGAGGCCGCCGAGCTGCTGCACGAGGTCCTGGGGGACCTCTCCCCCGAGCGCGGCGCGGTCCACTCCGCGGGCGCGCACCGGCTGCTGGGCATCATCGCCGAGGACGCCCGGGACACGGAGGCCGCCGAGGAGCACTACGTCCGCGCCCTCAGCCTCCTCGAACGGGCCGGCGCGGCGGGCGACCTCGCCGACCTGTGCCGGATGCTGGGCGACCTGCTGCGCCGCACCGGCCGCGTCGAGGCCGCCCTGGACGCCTACCGCACGGGCCTCGGCCACCGCACGGCCCCCGGCACCACCACCCTCGGCCCGGCCCCCGCCCAGCCGCCGCTCTAG
- a CDS encoding permease, translating to MGDRPTATDERTVLDGLRLVVRALVYAVVGGAALVAVATVVSVLGPMLALDLYTPPVAAWWTVFTAVAVQGVPFLLLGTVVSAAIGAFVPERVFQKLLPRHPALAVPVAGVAGAVLPGCECASVPVAGSLMRRGVAPAAALAFLLSAPAINPVVLVATSLAFPGQPKMVLARLLASLAAAVAMGWLWARFGREEWLRPPERDAPHATGVRAFLAGLQHDFLHAGGFLVLGAAAAATFNIVVPRSVLDLFTGSPWLAVPLLAALAVVLCVCSEADAFVAASLSGFSPTARLAFMVVGPMVDLKLIALQTGAFGRSFALRFSSATWAVALLSSVLAGWWLL from the coding sequence GTGGGAGACCGACCGACCGCGACCGACGAGCGGACGGTCCTCGACGGGCTGCGGCTCGTCGTGCGCGCGCTCGTGTACGCCGTCGTCGGCGGAGCCGCGCTCGTCGCCGTCGCGACCGTCGTCTCCGTCCTCGGCCCGATGCTCGCGCTCGACCTCTACACCCCGCCCGTCGCCGCCTGGTGGACGGTCTTCACGGCCGTCGCCGTCCAGGGCGTGCCCTTCCTGCTCCTCGGCACGGTCGTCTCGGCGGCGATCGGGGCCTTCGTGCCCGAGCGGGTCTTCCAGAAGCTCCTGCCGCGCCACCCCGCCCTGGCCGTGCCGGTCGCGGGGGTCGCCGGGGCGGTGCTGCCGGGCTGCGAGTGCGCGTCCGTGCCGGTGGCCGGGAGCCTGATGCGCCGCGGGGTCGCCCCGGCGGCGGCCCTCGCCTTCCTGCTCTCCGCGCCCGCGATCAACCCCGTGGTGCTCGTCGCGACCTCCCTCGCCTTCCCCGGCCAGCCGAAGATGGTCCTCGCCCGGCTCCTCGCCTCGCTCGCCGCGGCCGTGGCGATGGGCTGGCTGTGGGCCCGGTTCGGCCGGGAGGAGTGGCTGCGGCCGCCCGAACGGGACGCCCCGCACGCCACCGGCGTCCGCGCCTTCCTCGCCGGCCTCCAGCACGACTTCCTGCACGCGGGCGGCTTCCTGGTGCTCGGCGCGGCGGCCGCGGCGACCTTCAACATCGTGGTCCCGCGCTCGGTCCTGGACCTCTTCACCGGCTCGCCCTGGCTGGCGGTGCCGCTGCTGGCCGCCCTCGCGGTCGTGCTGTGCGTGTGCAGCGAGGCGGACGCGTTCGTCGCGGCCTCGCTCAGCGGCTTCTCGCCGACCGCGCGGCTGGCGTTCATGGTGGTCGGCCCGATGGTCGACCTGAAGCTGATCGCCCTGCAGACGGGCGCCTTCGGCCGGTCCTTCGCCCTGCGTTTCTCCTCCGCGACCTGGGCGGTGGCCCTGCTGAGCAGCGTCCTCGCGGGGTGGTGGCTGCTGTGA
- a CDS encoding TIGR03943 family protein, translated as MRRYGSCLLLALVGAAVLRVSLFSELYLRYVQPALRPCLIVSGTVLVLLAAAMAVVRRRSARSPEGQAHEEHHHGHSHSPARPRVAWLLTLPALALLLFPPPALGSYSAGREAAQRAAQGVGTFPALPAGDPVALTVAEFSSRAIYDSGRSLKGRTVRLTGFVTHGDDGAWYVTRLVVTCCAADATTGKVEIRGADDEALPADTWVTVTGVWRPKGKLGSDAAWPPVLDAATVQRVKQPADPYEKP; from the coding sequence GTGAGGCGTTACGGCTCCTGCCTGCTCCTCGCCCTCGTCGGCGCGGCGGTCCTGCGCGTCTCCCTCTTCAGCGAGCTGTACCTGCGGTACGTGCAGCCCGCGCTACGGCCCTGTCTGATCGTGTCCGGCACGGTGCTCGTGCTGCTGGCGGCGGCGATGGCCGTCGTACGCCGACGATCGGCGCGCTCCCCCGAAGGCCAGGCCCACGAAGAGCATCACCACGGGCACTCCCACAGCCCCGCCCGCCCCCGGGTCGCCTGGCTCCTCACCCTTCCCGCGCTGGCCCTTCTCCTCTTCCCGCCGCCCGCCCTCGGCTCCTACAGCGCGGGCCGGGAGGCCGCCCAGCGGGCCGCGCAGGGCGTCGGGACGTTCCCGGCGCTGCCGGCCGGGGACCCGGTCGCGCTCACCGTCGCCGAGTTCAGCTCCCGGGCGATCTACGACAGCGGACGCTCCCTGAAGGGCCGTACGGTCCGGCTGACGGGCTTCGTCACGCACGGGGACGACGGCGCCTGGTACGTCACCCGGCTCGTCGTCACCTGCTGCGCCGCCGACGCCACCACCGGCAAGGTGGAGATCCGGGGCGCGGACGACGAGGCCCTGCCCGCCGACACCTGGGTCACCGTCACCGGCGTCTGGCGTCCGAAGGGGAAGCTCGGCTCGGACGCGGCCTGGCCGCCGGTCCTGGACGCGGCCACGGTGCAGCGGGTGAAGCAGCCGGCGGACCCGTACGAGAAGCCGTAG